From a region of the Lactuca sativa cultivar Salinas chromosome 4, Lsat_Salinas_v11, whole genome shotgun sequence genome:
- the LOC111917742 gene encoding RNA demethylase ALKBH10B isoform X2 translates to MAMPSGHMVISDKMQFPNGGGVGTAGGEMAGGTVGWYPDERDEFISWLRGEFAAANAIIDSLCHHLKSVSEPGEYDGVIGSIQQRRCNWNPVLHMQQYFSVAEVIYSLQQATWRRQQQQQQQHRGGFYDPVKIKRSNGVGFRQGHRIEIPVKEGHTSTADFKSPRGNANGSANLVTNEVSVSHEKDVTLAQYNDGSNTKPDVDNNESNLNLKTVLSNNSECESKEVDNKGNLNSKGYSNAHLEHESSSTQISNEKPNILPTAKTFVGNETLDGKTVNVVDGLRMYDKLFDDTEIENMVNLVNNFRTAGRQGQFQGGHTYVVSKRPMKGHGREMIQLGFPIADDLINGSSKDRKIEPIPNLFQDVIDRLITMQILTAKPDSCVIDIYNEGDHSQPHIWPHWVGRPVCVLLLTECELTFGKVISVDHPGDYRGCLNLSLSPGSMIVMEGRSSDIAKHAIPSIRKQRVLVTLTRSKRVTHGPRVGVGPKHYVPAPTAAPPPGNVFAPAMAFPAASGVGGWTGAPVTLRQHAPPGTGVFLPPGSGNSTEEQQFEEKEGKKHEDENGGDDHHKKQNGGGD, encoded by the exons ATGGCAATGCCATCGGGGCACATGGTAATTTCGGATAAAATGCAGTTTCCTAATGGCGGTGGGGTTGGGACCGCCGGTGGAGAGATGGCCGGCGGTACGGTTGGGTGGTATCCGGATGAAAGAGACGAGTTCATATCGTGGTTGAGAGGGGAATTTGCAGCTGCAAATGCCATTATTGATTCGTTATGTCATCATTTGAAGAGCGTTAGTGAACCAGGTGAGTATGATGGGGTTATAGGATCTATACAACAGAGAAGGTGTAATTGGAACCCTGTGCTTCATATGCAGCAATACTTTTCTGTGGCGGAGGTCATTTATTCCTTGCAACAGGCCACCTGGcgacgacaacaacaacaacaacaacagcatcgTGGTGGTTTTTATGATCCAGTGAAGATTAAGAGATCTAATGGTGTTGGATTCAGACAGGGCCATAGGATAGAAATTCCTGTGAAAGAAGGCCATACTTCTACTGCAGATTTCAAAAGTCCTCGTGGTAATGCAAATGGCTCTGCCAATTTGGTGACTAATGAAGTTTCTGTATCTCATGAAAAGGATGTCACACTTGCACAGTATAACGATG GTTCAAACACAAAACCTGATGTGGACAACAATGAAAGCAATCTAAACTTGAAAACAGTTTTGTCAAACAATTCAGAATGTGAGTCAAAGGAGGTGGATAATAAGGGCAATCTAAATTCAAAAG gATATTCTAATGCACATCTGGAGCATGAATCATCTTCTACACAAATCTCAAATGAAAAGCCAAATATTTTACCCACAGCTAAAACATTTGTTGGCAATGAAACTCTGGATGGAAAAACA GTTAATGTTGTTGATGGGTTAAGAATGTATGACAAGTTATTTGATGACACTGAAATTGAAAACATGGTCAACTTGGTAAATAATTTCAGAACTGCAGGAAGACAAGGACAATTTCAAG GAGGACATACATATGTTGTCTCAAAAAGACCCATGAAAGGTCATGGAAGAGAGATGATTCAGTTAGGCTTCCCCATTGCTGATGACCTCATCAATGGATCCTCCAAAG aTCGAAAAATAGAACCAATACCGAATTTATTTCAAGATGTCATCGATCGCCTAATCACCATGCAAATTCTCACAGCGAAGCCAGACTCATGCGTTATTGATATTTATAACGAG GGTGACCATTCACAACCTCATATATGGCCACATTGGGTTGGAAGGCCTGTGTGTGTTTTGTTGTTGACTGAATGTGAGTTGACTTTTGGTAAAGTGATTAGCGTTGACCACCCTGGAGATTACAGAGGCTGTTTGAATCTTTCTCTTTCACCTGG ATCGATGATAGTTATGGAAGGAAGATCCTCGGACATTGCTAAACATGCGATTCCTTCCATCCGGAAACAACGCGTGCTTGTTACGTTGACCAGGTCAAAGAGAGTCACACATGGACCACGTGTCGGTGTGGGTCCGAAGCACTACGTCCCTGCCCCAACAGCAGCACCACCACCTGGAAATGTTTTTGCTCCGGCCATGGCTTTTCCGGCGGCTTCTGGAGTTGGAGGGTGGACGGGGGCTCCTGTGACTCTGAGGCAGCATGCGCCACCTGGCACTGGAGTTTTTCTTCCTCCGGGATCTGGGAACTCCACAGAGGAACAGCAGTTTGAAGAAAAAGAAGGGAAAAAGCATGAAGATGAGAATGGTGGTGACGACCACCACAAGAAACAGAACGGCGGCGGCGATTGA
- the LOC111917742 gene encoding RNA demethylase ALKBH10B isoform X1, whose product MAMPSGHMVISDKMQFPNGGGVGTAGGEMAGGTVGWYPDERDEFISWLRGEFAAANAIIDSLCHHLKSVSEPGEYDGVIGSIQQRRCNWNPVLHMQQYFSVAEVIYSLQQATWRRQQQQQQQHRGGFYDPVKIKRSNGVGFRQGHRIEIPVKEGHTSTADFKSPRGNANGSANLVTNEVSVSHEKDVTLAQYNDGSNTKPDVDNNESNLNLKTVLSNNSECESKEVDNKGNLNSKEGYSNAHLEHESSSTQISNEKPNILPTAKTFVGNETLDGKTVNVVDGLRMYDKLFDDTEIENMVNLVNNFRTAGRQGQFQGGHTYVVSKRPMKGHGREMIQLGFPIADDLINGSSKDRKIEPIPNLFQDVIDRLITMQILTAKPDSCVIDIYNEGDHSQPHIWPHWVGRPVCVLLLTECELTFGKVISVDHPGDYRGCLNLSLSPGSMIVMEGRSSDIAKHAIPSIRKQRVLVTLTRSKRVTHGPRVGVGPKHYVPAPTAAPPPGNVFAPAMAFPAASGVGGWTGAPVTLRQHAPPGTGVFLPPGSGNSTEEQQFEEKEGKKHEDENGGDDHHKKQNGGGD is encoded by the exons ATGGCAATGCCATCGGGGCACATGGTAATTTCGGATAAAATGCAGTTTCCTAATGGCGGTGGGGTTGGGACCGCCGGTGGAGAGATGGCCGGCGGTACGGTTGGGTGGTATCCGGATGAAAGAGACGAGTTCATATCGTGGTTGAGAGGGGAATTTGCAGCTGCAAATGCCATTATTGATTCGTTATGTCATCATTTGAAGAGCGTTAGTGAACCAGGTGAGTATGATGGGGTTATAGGATCTATACAACAGAGAAGGTGTAATTGGAACCCTGTGCTTCATATGCAGCAATACTTTTCTGTGGCGGAGGTCATTTATTCCTTGCAACAGGCCACCTGGcgacgacaacaacaacaacaacaacagcatcgTGGTGGTTTTTATGATCCAGTGAAGATTAAGAGATCTAATGGTGTTGGATTCAGACAGGGCCATAGGATAGAAATTCCTGTGAAAGAAGGCCATACTTCTACTGCAGATTTCAAAAGTCCTCGTGGTAATGCAAATGGCTCTGCCAATTTGGTGACTAATGAAGTTTCTGTATCTCATGAAAAGGATGTCACACTTGCACAGTATAACGATG GTTCAAACACAAAACCTGATGTGGACAACAATGAAAGCAATCTAAACTTGAAAACAGTTTTGTCAAACAATTCAGAATGTGAGTCAAAGGAGGTGGATAATAAGGGCAATCTAAATTCAAAAG aaggATATTCTAATGCACATCTGGAGCATGAATCATCTTCTACACAAATCTCAAATGAAAAGCCAAATATTTTACCCACAGCTAAAACATTTGTTGGCAATGAAACTCTGGATGGAAAAACA GTTAATGTTGTTGATGGGTTAAGAATGTATGACAAGTTATTTGATGACACTGAAATTGAAAACATGGTCAACTTGGTAAATAATTTCAGAACTGCAGGAAGACAAGGACAATTTCAAG GAGGACATACATATGTTGTCTCAAAAAGACCCATGAAAGGTCATGGAAGAGAGATGATTCAGTTAGGCTTCCCCATTGCTGATGACCTCATCAATGGATCCTCCAAAG aTCGAAAAATAGAACCAATACCGAATTTATTTCAAGATGTCATCGATCGCCTAATCACCATGCAAATTCTCACAGCGAAGCCAGACTCATGCGTTATTGATATTTATAACGAG GGTGACCATTCACAACCTCATATATGGCCACATTGGGTTGGAAGGCCTGTGTGTGTTTTGTTGTTGACTGAATGTGAGTTGACTTTTGGTAAAGTGATTAGCGTTGACCACCCTGGAGATTACAGAGGCTGTTTGAATCTTTCTCTTTCACCTGG ATCGATGATAGTTATGGAAGGAAGATCCTCGGACATTGCTAAACATGCGATTCCTTCCATCCGGAAACAACGCGTGCTTGTTACGTTGACCAGGTCAAAGAGAGTCACACATGGACCACGTGTCGGTGTGGGTCCGAAGCACTACGTCCCTGCCCCAACAGCAGCACCACCACCTGGAAATGTTTTTGCTCCGGCCATGGCTTTTCCGGCGGCTTCTGGAGTTGGAGGGTGGACGGGGGCTCCTGTGACTCTGAGGCAGCATGCGCCACCTGGCACTGGAGTTTTTCTTCCTCCGGGATCTGGGAACTCCACAGAGGAACAGCAGTTTGAAGAAAAAGAAGGGAAAAAGCATGAAGATGAGAATGGTGGTGACGACCACCACAAGAAACAGAACGGCGGCGGCGATTGA